In the genome of Pseudanabaena sp. FACHB-2040, one region contains:
- a CDS encoding class I SAM-dependent methyltransferase, translating to MAFTLDKVVPWGRSFAEYVAMFALSETDLEQRILGCGDGPAAFNSELTQQGGQVTSTDPIYQFTAEEIRARIAATFAEVVEKTRQNLDDFNWTSIRSPEELGQVRMAAMEQFLADFDLGKAQRRYITASLPELPFADDSFDLALCSHFLFLYSPQFDVEFHLAAVQEMLRVAPEVRIFPLVELGNARSRHLDWVMAQLKALGHSLQVRTVVYEFQKGGNKMLCIHR from the coding sequence ATGGCGTTCACCCTCGACAAAGTAGTGCCTTGGGGCCGTTCCTTTGCAGAATACGTGGCGATGTTTGCGCTGTCTGAGACAGATTTGGAGCAGCGCATTCTCGGCTGTGGGGATGGCCCAGCCGCCTTTAACTCTGAGCTGACTCAGCAGGGCGGGCAGGTCACGTCAACTGACCCGATCTACCAGTTCACAGCTGAGGAAATTCGCGCCCGGATCGCCGCCACCTTTGCAGAAGTAGTTGAAAAGACCCGCCAAAACTTGGACGATTTTAATTGGACAAGCATTCGCTCGCCGGAAGAACTAGGCCAGGTTCGCATGGCGGCAATGGAGCAGTTTTTGGCCGACTTCGACCTGGGCAAAGCTCAGAGGCGCTACATCACAGCCAGCCTACCCGAACTGCCCTTTGCTGACGACAGCTTTGATCTGGCGCTTTGCTCCCACTTTCTCTTTCTCTACAGTCCACAGTTCGATGTTGAGTTTCACCTAGCTGCTGTTCAGGAAATGCTGCGGGTCGCCCCAGAGGTGCGGATTTTTCCGTTAGTAGAGTTGGGTAACGCCAGGTCGCGCCACCTAGACTGGGTGATGGCTCAGCTCAAAGCTCTAGGGCACTCCCTGCAGGTCAGAACCGTCGTCTACGAGTTTCAGAAGGGCGGCAATAAAATGCTGTGCATCCACCGCTGA
- a CDS encoding GNAT family N-acetyltransferase, with product MEATNLAIVTQPTLGAERLILRPFTLADAPDVQRLAGEWDIAARTLVIPHPYPDGLAEQWIRSHPKDFAAGNSVTFAIALLDNTLCGAIGLGLVPENQLAELGYWIGKPYWGNGYCTEAAKALLKLGFNDLGLNRIQATHYTDNPASGRVMQKIGMAYEGCRRQHTFRWGEFKDIKLYGILKSDWLNGHS from the coding sequence ATGGAAGCCACCAACCTCGCTATAGTCACCCAACCCACCCTTGGCGCGGAGCGGCTGATTCTGCGGCCCTTTACCCTGGCCGATGCGCCCGACGTTCAGCGGCTGGCCGGAGAGTGGGACATTGCCGCCCGCACTCTGGTCATTCCCCATCCCTACCCCGATGGCCTGGCAGAACAGTGGATTCGCAGCCATCCTAAAGACTTTGCCGCTGGTAACTCAGTGACCTTTGCGATCGCACTGCTCGACAACACCCTCTGCGGAGCCATTGGCCTGGGCCTGGTGCCTGAAAACCAGCTAGCCGAACTGGGCTACTGGATTGGCAAACCCTACTGGGGCAACGGCTACTGCACCGAAGCCGCCAAAGCCCTGCTCAAGCTTGGCTTTAACGACCTCGGTCTCAACCGCATCCAGGCCACCCACTATACAGACAATCCGGCCTCGGGCCGAGTCATGCAGAAGATCGGCATGGCCTATGAGGGCTGCCGTCGCCAGCACACCTTTAGATGGGGCGAGTTTAAAGACATTAAACTCTACGGCATCCTCAAAAGCGACTGGTTAAACGGACACAGTTAG
- a CDS encoding cation diffusion facilitator family transporter translates to MNRNTQPRQTVSSSAVSAHKDHRAAVRWVLIITLVMNVCVVVLKALVGLWTGSLSLLADALHSVTDSANNVLGLVTNQLANPRPDRDHPYGHQKFEAIGALGIAAFLGIACFEILKGAVERLLQGGEPVQVTASALWIMLLVLGINIFVAFYERKVGLRLGSKILIADARHTMSDVWITIAVIGGLIGIWRGWQWMDVALAFPVAVLVFKSGWAVLRENLPWLVDEMAIAPEAIHSQVMKVPGVINCHNIASRGLLGRQVFIDMHLIVEPTNVEEAHRVTEEVESLLDQLYGPARITIHIEPPHYESGEISY, encoded by the coding sequence TTGAATCGCAATACTCAACCTCGCCAAACAGTCAGCTCCAGTGCGGTCTCTGCTCATAAGGACCACCGGGCGGCGGTCAGATGGGTCTTGATTATCACCCTGGTGATGAATGTGTGTGTGGTAGTTCTCAAGGCCCTAGTAGGCCTGTGGACGGGTTCTTTGAGCCTGCTAGCCGACGCCCTGCACAGCGTTACAGACAGCGCCAACAACGTTTTAGGGCTGGTAACCAATCAGCTTGCCAATCCTCGACCTGACCGTGATCACCCCTACGGCCACCAGAAGTTTGAAGCGATTGGCGCGTTGGGCATTGCCGCCTTTTTAGGCATTGCCTGCTTTGAAATTCTTAAAGGAGCGGTCGAGCGCTTACTGCAGGGTGGAGAACCTGTTCAGGTAACGGCATCGGCTCTATGGATCATGCTGCTGGTGCTGGGCATCAATATATTTGTCGCCTTTTACGAACGCAAAGTCGGCCTGCGCTTAGGCAGCAAAATTTTGATTGCCGATGCCCGACATACCATGAGCGATGTCTGGATTACTATTGCCGTGATTGGAGGGCTGATAGGCATCTGGCGAGGTTGGCAGTGGATGGATGTCGCTCTAGCTTTTCCCGTAGCAGTGCTTGTTTTCAAGAGCGGGTGGGCGGTTCTGCGCGAGAACCTACCCTGGCTAGTTGATGAAATGGCGATCGCACCCGAAGCAATTCATAGCCAGGTAATGAAGGTGCCAGGTGTGATCAATTGCCACAATATTGCTTCTCGCGGGCTGTTGGGTCGGCAGGTTTTCATTGATATGCACCTGATTGTCGAGCCTACTAATGTCGAAGAGGCCCATCGCGTTACAGAAGAGGTCGAATCTCTATTAGACCAGCTCTATGGCCCGGCTCGAATTACGATTCATATTGAGCCTCCCCACTACGAGTCTGGCGAAATTAGCTACTAA
- the pgsA gene encoding CDP-diacylglycerol--glycerol-3-phosphate 3-phosphatidyltransferase has protein sequence MNLPTWITVSRLVSVPLVLYLLQAPTERDRAIAVGIFLIGASTDWLDGYLARRLNQVTELGKFLDPLVDKLLVLAPLMSLVELQQIPAWGVFLILARELTVAGWRVSPSLQQGSVPGANLWGKLKTVVQIVAVAMLIAPLGENWAVLCQLLFWLAVILTWVSGAVYLWPQPSSQEISG, from the coding sequence ATGAATCTTCCCACCTGGATCACGGTATCGCGTCTGGTGAGCGTTCCGCTGGTGCTCTACTTACTGCAGGCACCCACGGAGCGCGATCGTGCGATCGCAGTCGGCATCTTTCTCATTGGAGCCAGTACAGATTGGTTGGATGGCTATCTGGCTAGGCGCTTAAATCAGGTTACGGAGCTGGGTAAATTTCTCGATCCGCTGGTGGATAAACTGCTGGTTCTAGCCCCCCTGATGTCCCTCGTAGAACTCCAGCAGATACCAGCCTGGGGCGTCTTTCTAATCCTAGCAAGAGAGCTGACGGTTGCCGGTTGGCGCGTCAGTCCTTCCCTGCAGCAGGGGAGCGTGCCGGGAGCAAACCTTTGGGGCAAACTCAAAACGGTAGTACAGATTGTAGCTGTCGCTATGCTGATTGCCCCACTGGGTGAAAATTGGGCCGTTCTTTGCCAACTTTTATTCTGGCTAGCAGTCATTCTCACCTGGGTTTCTGGCGCAGTTTACCTCTGGCCTCAGCCCTCTAGCCAAGAAATCTCTGGGTAG
- a CDS encoding AbrB family transcriptional regulator, producing the protein MANDTQIEALTGKALLKKVKDLENLSKEEKAKACGYYTLTKNGVERVNMMKFLNALIEAEGIQLDSTQGTNGRGGRSASYRITVQSNGNLLIGSAYTKQMGLKPGDEFEISLGRKHIRLKQLEGDGEYYEDDEE; encoded by the coding sequence ATGGCTAACGATACTCAGATTGAAGCACTCACTGGCAAAGCCTTGCTGAAGAAAGTCAAGGATCTGGAAAACCTAAGCAAAGAGGAGAAAGCCAAAGCCTGCGGCTATTACACCCTGACCAAGAATGGGGTTGAAAGGGTCAATATGATGAAATTCCTCAATGCGCTCATCGAAGCAGAGGGAATTCAGTTAGACAGCACCCAAGGCACCAATGGCCGTGGCGGGCGCAGCGCCAGCTACCGGATTACCGTACAGTCTAATGGCAACCTTTTGATCGGGTCGGCCTACACCAAGCAGATGGGCTTGAAACCCGGCGATGAATTTGAAATCTCCCTGGGTCGCAAGCACATTCGCCTCAAGCAGCTTGAAGGCGACGGGGAATACTATGAGGACGATGAGGAGTAA
- a CDS encoding Rrf2 family transcriptional regulator: MKLTTRGHYSVKALLDLSLQPNDLPASVNAIAQRQDLPAPYLEKLLIALRRADIVESVRGAQGGYRLARPAAEISLGQILEAVGETVEPLPRHQPQIDQTEDWVTYSVWKRLHQKLREALYSISLEDLYYDARSWQAAQGEEASFVV, encoded by the coding sequence ATGAAGTTAACTACTCGCGGTCACTACAGCGTTAAAGCTCTGCTGGATTTAAGCCTCCAACCGAATGATTTACCAGCTTCGGTCAATGCGATCGCACAGCGTCAAGATCTGCCTGCTCCCTATCTAGAAAAACTTTTGATTGCCCTCCGTCGAGCTGACATTGTCGAATCAGTTCGCGGAGCTCAAGGTGGATATCGGCTGGCTCGACCCGCTGCCGAGATTTCTCTGGGGCAAATTTTAGAAGCCGTTGGAGAAACAGTTGAGCCGCTGCCCAGACATCAACCTCAAATTGATCAAACCGAAGACTGGGTCACCTATAGCGTCTGGAAACGGCTGCATCAAAAACTTAGAGAAGCGCTTTATAGCATCTCTTTAGAAGACCTCTATTACGATGCCCGCAGCTGGCAGGCAGCCCAAGGCGAGGAGGCCAGCTTTGTGGTTTGA
- the cbiB gene encoding adenosylcobinamide-phosphate synthase CbiB: MWFEQAAILAIAAGLDFCLGDPWGWPHPVQVMGWGIGVYSQAVFKVIKAPIGQRLAGIVLGVGLIVGSGLTGWALLWLARVVQPGMDLLVGAVLLASCFAGRSLRRAAEDVLQPLQHGDLAAARQQLSRYVGRDTADLNEAEILRAVMETVTENATDGVLAPLFYALVGAFLPGVGSVPLALAYKAASTLDSMVGYREAPYTDLGWFSARLEDGLTWLPCRLVVVTIGLLSGQPGRVWRICRRDAIADPSPNAGWSECAYAATLGVQLGGPNRYRGVIKVKPKLADDLQPITPDLIRQAMDLTRSAFLIGLCSAVAGLIGRGLLNLR, translated from the coding sequence TTGTGGTTTGAGCAGGCAGCGATTTTAGCCATTGCCGCAGGGCTAGACTTTTGCCTAGGCGATCCTTGGGGTTGGCCCCACCCGGTGCAGGTTATGGGCTGGGGCATTGGCGTCTACAGTCAGGCCGTTTTTAAGGTTATCAAAGCGCCTATAGGGCAGCGCTTAGCCGGCATTGTTTTAGGGGTGGGGCTGATTGTTGGCAGTGGCCTGACAGGTTGGGCGTTGCTCTGGCTGGCGAGGGTCGTGCAGCCGGGGATGGATCTGCTGGTTGGAGCAGTACTGCTAGCGAGCTGCTTTGCCGGCCGGAGTCTGCGCCGAGCCGCTGAAGACGTGCTGCAGCCGCTTCAGCACGGCGACTTGGCAGCGGCCCGACAGCAGTTAAGCCGCTATGTCGGACGCGATACCGCCGACCTGAACGAAGCGGAAATCCTGCGGGCTGTAATGGAAACGGTGACAGAAAACGCCACCGACGGTGTATTGGCTCCTCTGTTCTATGCGCTAGTGGGGGCTTTTCTCCCTGGAGTAGGCAGCGTACCTTTGGCCCTAGCTTACAAAGCAGCTAGCACCCTCGACTCGATGGTGGGCTACCGAGAAGCGCCCTATACAGATCTAGGCTGGTTTAGCGCTCGCTTAGAGGATGGGCTAACCTGGCTGCCCTGCCGCCTAGTGGTGGTGACGATTGGCCTGCTCTCGGGCCAGCCGGGTCGAGTTTGGCGCATTTGTCGGCGCGATGCGATCGCAGATCCCAGTCCCAACGCGGGCTGGAGCGAGTGTGCCTATGCGGCTACTCTAGGAGTTCAGCTAGGGGGGCCTAACCGTTATCGAGGGGTCATTAAAGTTAAGCCCAAACTAGCAGACGACCTGCAGCCTATCACTCCAGATCTGATTCGGCAGGCAATGGATCTAACTCGATCGGCTTTTTTGATCGGGCTATGTTCAGCAGTAGCCGGATTAATCGGACGGGGTCTCCTAAACTTAAGATGA
- the pyrR gene encoding bifunctional pyr operon transcriptional regulator/uracil phosphoribosyltransferase PyrR translates to MSSKVVEILSAEELRRTLNRMASEIVERAGDLSKTMLIGIYTRGVPLAHILARQIQRLEDTQVPVGALDITLYRDDLDKIGTRTPARNKIPFDLSGKTVVLVDDVIYSGRTIRAALNAVHDYGRPETVRLAVLVDRGHRQVPIHPDFVGKLLPTARDESVKVSLHDIDGRDGVQLLARNHVPA, encoded by the coding sequence ATGTCGTCTAAGGTCGTTGAAATTCTCTCTGCCGAAGAACTGCGCCGCACGCTTAACCGCATGGCTTCTGAAATTGTGGAGCGGGCAGGCGATCTCTCTAAAACCATGCTGATTGGGATCTATACACGAGGCGTGCCTCTGGCTCACATTCTGGCTCGGCAGATTCAGCGCCTAGAAGATACTCAGGTGCCGGTCGGCGCTCTGGACATCACCCTCTACCGGGACGATCTCGATAAAATCGGTACCCGCACCCCTGCTCGCAACAAAATTCCCTTTGATCTCTCTGGCAAAACCGTGGTGCTGGTAGACGACGTAATCTATAGCGGACGCACCATTCGAGCAGCGCTCAACGCTGTTCATGACTACGGCCGCCCCGAAACCGTGCGGCTGGCCGTTTTGGTAGACCGGGGCCATCGACAGGTGCCTATCCACCCCGACTTCGTCGGCAAGCTCCTGCCCACGGCGCGGGATGAGTCCGTTAAGGTATCCCTCCACGACATTGACGGTCGAGACGGCGTTCAACTCCTGGCCCGAAACCACGTTCCAGCCTGA
- the fni gene encoding type 2 isopentenyl-diphosphate Delta-isomerase gives MTVSPLSASETQVRKADHIRICLDADVQCPQNTTGLERYRFLHCCLPELDQADIDLQSHFLGKPLGVPLLISSMTGGTDQAHRINQRLAAVAQHHRLAMGVGSQRVAVENPDLRETFAVRSVAPDILLLANLGAVQLNYDYGLEQCQRAIDWLEADALILHLNPLQECVQTRGDTNFKGLLGKIEHLCEALPVPVIAKEVGNGISGPMARRLIEAGVSAIDVAGAGGTSWARVESERAQDPIQRRLGNTFADWGLPTADCIEQIRAIAPSLPLIASGGLRNGLDAAKALALGADLAGLAYPFLQAASQSEAAVEALAEVLIAELTTVLFCTGQPTIQDLRAAEVLQRVG, from the coding sequence GTGACTGTATCTCCTCTATCTGCCTCAGAAACCCAGGTTCGCAAAGCCGACCACATCCGCATCTGCCTCGATGCCGATGTCCAGTGCCCGCAAAACACGACCGGACTAGAGCGCTACCGATTTCTGCACTGCTGCCTGCCAGAGCTTGATCAGGCCGATATTGATCTGCAGAGCCATTTCCTGGGCAAACCCCTAGGGGTGCCGCTGCTGATCTCCTCAATGACTGGTGGCACTGACCAGGCCCATCGAATCAACCAGCGGCTCGCGGCGGTGGCCCAGCATCATCGGCTGGCAATGGGTGTAGGCTCCCAGCGGGTTGCGGTCGAAAACCCCGACCTGCGCGAGACATTTGCTGTGCGCTCGGTGGCCCCCGACATTTTGCTGCTGGCCAACTTGGGGGCAGTGCAGCTCAACTACGACTACGGACTAGAGCAGTGCCAGCGGGCCATCGACTGGTTAGAGGCCGACGCCCTGATCCTGCACCTCAACCCGCTACAAGAATGTGTGCAGACTCGCGGCGACACCAACTTTAAGGGGCTGCTGGGCAAGATTGAGCACCTCTGTGAGGCGCTGCCAGTTCCCGTGATTGCCAAAGAAGTGGGCAACGGCATTTCTGGGCCGATGGCTCGAAGACTGATCGAGGCAGGGGTCAGCGCTATTGATGTGGCCGGGGCCGGGGGCACCTCCTGGGCCAGAGTCGAAAGCGAACGGGCTCAAGACCCGATCCAGCGCCGCTTGGGCAACACCTTTGCCGACTGGGGCCTTCCTACAGCAGACTGTATTGAGCAGATTCGTGCGATCGCACCCTCCCTCCCTCTCATCGCCTCTGGTGGCCTTCGCAATGGCCTCGATGCCGCCAAAGCCTTGGCTCTGGGGGCTGACTTGGCCGGACTGGCCTACCCCTTTCTCCAGGCCGCTAGTCAGTCCGAAGCCGCCGTTGAAGCCCTAGCCGAAGTGTTAATCGCGGAACTGACAACGGTACTGTTTTGTACGGGGCAGCCCACTATCCAAGATTTGCGCGCTGCAGAGGTGCTGCAGAGAGTTGGGTAG
- a CDS encoding DNA double-strand break repair nuclease NurA: protein MLDLMKIAQQMRGISEHLTQEAEAARRRVIIANQLMERATEHQSTLLEQWEQWCDRIGFAVAQPIEPLDTRIALQAAPEAHTVLATDGSQIAPSHHEIAYCYLLNIGRIVLHYGQSRYPLLDSLPEVVYRPEDLYLSRQWGISTEEWMGHRRTVAEAVVLGELAKALRREEVGEIWGAEGQYSLDFSSAPLPPRSPAPSHPPSHPSTDLPSHPPTLALVDGSLIYWFLDQLPAEARDNILPPILEGWEQLRQLRIPLVGYLSASRSGEALNFLRLEACPYEQPDCTTHCGGQTDTAPCQVFSPLKDATYWATALEPGQRGPLWQSSAPILDHYGEHRIFFCYVHVGAEVARVEMPAWVVEDAELLETALQLTLTQVQKGYGYPVALAEAHNQAVVRGGDRTRFFALLEREMIRAGLKNVGTSYKEARKRGSIA, encoded by the coding sequence ATGCTCGATCTGATGAAGATCGCCCAGCAAATGCGGGGCATCAGCGAACACCTGACCCAAGAAGCCGAAGCCGCCCGCCGCCGGGTCATCATCGCCAATCAGCTGATGGAGCGGGCCACAGAGCACCAGAGCACCCTGCTAGAACAGTGGGAGCAATGGTGCGATCGCATTGGGTTTGCCGTCGCCCAGCCCATCGAACCCCTCGATACCCGCATTGCCCTCCAGGCCGCCCCCGAAGCCCACACAGTCCTCGCTACCGACGGCTCCCAAATCGCCCCTAGCCACCACGAAATCGCCTACTGCTACCTGCTCAACATTGGCCGTATCGTGCTCCACTACGGCCAGAGCCGCTACCCCCTGCTCGACAGCCTGCCCGAAGTCGTCTACCGCCCCGAAGACCTCTATTTGTCTCGACAGTGGGGCATTTCCACCGAAGAGTGGATGGGGCACCGGCGAACCGTGGCAGAAGCAGTAGTGTTAGGAGAATTGGCAAAGGCATTAAGGAGAGAGGAGGTTGGAGAGATCTGGGGGGCAGAAGGACAATACTCCTTAGACTTCTCCTCTGCTCCCCTGCCCCCCCGCTCCCCTGCCCCTTCTCATCCACCCTCCCATCCATCCACCGATCTACCCTCCCACCCTCCCACCCTCGCCCTAGTCGATGGCTCCCTTATCTACTGGTTCCTCGACCAGCTTCCTGCGGAAGCGAGGGATAACATTCTGCCGCCGATTTTGGAGGGGTGGGAGCAGCTGCGGCAGCTGCGGATACCGCTAGTGGGTTATCTCAGTGCCTCTCGCAGTGGGGAAGCGCTGAACTTCTTGCGGCTAGAGGCGTGTCCCTACGAGCAACCAGACTGTACAACTCACTGCGGCGGCCAGACCGATACGGCTCCCTGCCAGGTCTTTTCGCCGTTAAAGGACGCTACCTATTGGGCGACAGCTTTGGAACCAGGGCAGCGAGGGCCGCTGTGGCAAAGCTCTGCGCCCATTCTCGACCACTATGGCGAGCATCGAATCTTCTTTTGCTACGTCCATGTAGGGGCTGAGGTGGCCCGAGTGGAAATGCCTGCTTGGGTGGTTGAAGATGCAGAGCTGCTAGAAACTGCGCTACAGCTCACCTTGACCCAGGTGCAGAAGGGCTATGGCTACCCAGTAGCGCTGGCCGAAGCCCACAATCAGGCCGTGGTGCGGGGGGGCGATCGCACTCGCTTTTTTGCGCTGCTGGAGCGGGAAATGATTCGCGCCGGTCTCAAAAATGTGGGCACTTCTTACAAAGAGGCTCGTAAGCGGGGCAGCATTGCCTAG
- a CDS encoding WD40 repeat domain-containing protein → MTLQSCSSSNETATLQSSLISQRPRPTSGFSLGQQAKPSTETAEQLASWHCIATLPGHDSWVQSVAVSPDGRFIASGSGDKTVRIWDLHAKALLHVILDHEAWVRSVAFSPDSRIVASVSDDATIRLWSARTGECQGVLEGHTDWVRAITFSPDGKYLFSGGQDNTVCIWKLSSGTLIHCFKGHSHWVRDVAVSPDGSTLVSAGQDKTVRIHRVKGRGTNRILSGHEEEVLSVAVSPNNWLLASAGADCTVRFWKLNSGRQITAFKAHAAAINCLKFSPDGDLLATASSDKTIRLWHINSGKPVARLEGHDGWVWSVAFAPDSKTLVSGGLDGCLKVWRPRVLSYPGN, encoded by the coding sequence ATGACGCTGCAATCTTGCTCCTCTTCAAACGAGACTGCTACTCTTCAGTCCTCCCTCATTTCTCAAAGGCCCAGGCCGACCAGTGGGTTTAGCCTGGGCCAGCAGGCTAAACCCTCAACCGAGACTGCTGAACAGCTTGCTTCCTGGCACTGCATTGCAACTCTGCCAGGACACGACAGCTGGGTGCAGTCGGTAGCGGTGAGCCCCGATGGTCGCTTTATCGCTAGCGGCAGTGGCGACAAAACGGTGCGGATCTGGGATTTGCACGCCAAGGCGCTGCTGCACGTCATTCTTGATCACGAAGCTTGGGTGCGGTCGGTGGCTTTTAGCCCCGATAGCCGCATTGTTGCCAGCGTCAGCGACGATGCGACCATTCGCCTGTGGAGCGCCCGCACTGGAGAGTGTCAGGGGGTTTTGGAAGGCCATACTGACTGGGTGCGGGCCATCACTTTCAGCCCCGACGGCAAGTATCTTTTCAGCGGTGGTCAAGACAACACGGTCTGCATCTGGAAGCTCTCTAGCGGCACGTTAATCCACTGCTTTAAGGGGCATTCCCACTGGGTTCGAGATGTCGCGGTCAGTCCCGATGGGTCTACCCTAGTCAGCGCCGGGCAGGACAAAACTGTCCGGATTCACCGCGTTAAGGGCAGGGGCACCAACCGAATTCTCTCTGGCCACGAAGAAGAGGTGCTCTCAGTGGCGGTTAGCCCCAATAACTGGCTCTTGGCCAGCGCCGGAGCCGACTGCACCGTGCGCTTCTGGAAGCTCAACAGCGGCCGTCAAATCACCGCCTTTAAAGCCCACGCTGCCGCCATTAACTGCCTTAAGTTCAGCCCTGATGGTGACCTGCTAGCAACCGCCAGCAGCGATAAAACTATTCGCCTCTGGCACATCAATAGCGGCAAGCCAGTTGCCCGATTAGAGGGGCACGATGGCTGGGTCTGGTCAGTTGCTTTTGCCCCCGACAGCAAAACTTTGGTTAGCGGAGGGTTGGATGGTTGCCTGAAGGTGTGGCGGCCTCGGGTTCTTAGCTATCCGGGCAATTGA
- a CDS encoding succinate dehydrogenase/fumarate reductase iron-sulfur subunit: MKIHLSVWRQAAPSEAGQFVEYTVPDANPDMSFLELLDVLNEQLIHRGETPIEFDYDCREGICGSCGVMINGQAHGPQQQTAACQLYLRHFKEGARLVVEPWRARSFPIIKDLVVDRSAFDRIIMAGGYISVKTGSAPEANATSVPKEQADLAFDYASCIACGACVAACPNASASLFTAAKVAHLSLLPQGHPERQQRVRAMTNQMQSEGFGDCSNHGECEAVCPKGISIDAIARMRREYLKAQLPG; the protein is encoded by the coding sequence ATGAAAATTCACCTGAGCGTGTGGCGACAGGCAGCCCCATCAGAGGCGGGGCAGTTTGTCGAATACACTGTGCCCGATGCCAACCCAGATATGTCTTTCCTGGAACTGCTCGATGTGCTCAATGAGCAGCTAATTCACCGGGGAGAAACACCGATTGAGTTTGATTACGACTGCCGCGAGGGCATCTGCGGTTCCTGTGGCGTGATGATCAATGGTCAGGCCCACGGCCCGCAGCAGCAAACAGCGGCCTGCCAGCTTTATCTACGCCACTTCAAAGAGGGTGCTCGGCTGGTGGTCGAACCCTGGCGAGCCCGTTCCTTCCCTATTATTAAGGATCTAGTGGTAGATCGCTCAGCCTTTGATCGGATCATTATGGCGGGCGGCTACATTTCGGTGAAGACAGGCTCTGCTCCAGAGGCTAATGCTACGTCCGTGCCCAAAGAGCAGGCTGACTTAGCCTTTGACTATGCATCCTGCATTGCCTGCGGAGCCTGTGTAGCAGCTTGCCCCAATGCCTCAGCGTCGCTTTTTACAGCGGCTAAGGTGGCCCACCTGTCACTGCTGCCCCAAGGACATCCGGAGCGTCAACAGCGGGTGCGGGCCATGACGAATCAGATGCAGTCTGAGGGGTTTGGCGACTGCTCTAATCACGGTGAGTGCGAAGCGGTTTGCCCTAAGGGCATTTCGATTGATGCGATCGCACGTATGCGCCGCGAGTACCTCAAGGCTCAATTGCCCGGATAG